In Clostridium ljungdahlii DSM 13528, the genomic window CATGTGAATATTTTTATAAACATATGTCAAGAAAATATAATGACGTTTATAATCATGTAAATATGTTGTGAATTATTTTTCTAAGACTGGAGGATACAAAATGAATGCCCATCCAAAAGAAATATGGGAACAATCTTTAAACATAATAAATGGTGAAATTACTGAAGTAAGCTTTAACACATGGATTAAAAGTATTACTCCTGTATCTATTGAAAATGACACCTTCATATTAAGTGTACCAAATGACCTTACCAAAGGCATATTAACTAGTAAATATAAAAATTTAATAGCTAATGCTCTAAAATTAATTACTTCAAAAAAATACAACATTAAATTTTTAATTGCCTCTGAATCAGAAGAAGCTTTAACATTAGACAATACTAATAAAAGACACAATAAAAATTCCGTATTGGTAAATGATGAAATGTCAACCATGCTAAATCCAAAATATACTTTTGATTCCTTCGTTATAGGTAATAGTAATAGATTCGCTCATGCAGCTTCACTTGCTGTAGCTGAATCACCTTCAAAAGCATATAATCCCCTATTCATATACGGAGGCGTAGGACTAGGCAAAACTCATTTAATGCATGCTATAGGACACTACATATTAAACAATAATAGTAAATCTAAAGTAGTATACGTTTCATCTGAAAAATTTACAAACGAACTTATAAATTCAATAAAAGATGATAAAAATGTAGAATTCAGAAATAAATATAGAAATATAGATGTACTCTTAATAGATGATATACAATTTATTGCAGGTAAAGAAAGAACCCAAGAGGAATTTTTTCATACCTTTAATGCATTATACGAGGCTAATAAACAAATAATTCTATCTAGTGATAGACCACCAAAAGAAATCCCTACATTAGAAGATAGACTTAGATCTAGGTTTGAATGGGGACTTATAGCAGACATTCAACCACCAGACTTTGAAACTAGAATGGCTATATTAAAAAAGAAGGCAGACGTCGAAAATTTAAATATTCCTAATGAAGTAATGGTGTATATAGCTACTAAAATTAAATCCAACATTAGAGAACTTGAAGGTGCGCTAATAAGAATAGTCGCTTTCTCCTCACTTACAAATAAAGAAATAAGTATAGATTTGGCAGTAGAAGCTTTAAAAGATATAATTTCAAGCAAACAATCAAAACAAGTTACTATAGACTTAATACAAGATGTAGTTGCCAACTATTATAACTTAAAAGTAGATGATTTAAAATCTGCAAGAAGAACAAGAAATGTAGCTTTTCCAAGGCAAATAGCTATGTACTTGTGTAGAAAACTTACAGATATGTCTTTGCCAAAAATCGGAGAAGAATTTGGCGGAAGAGATCATACTACCGTAATACATGCTTATGAAAAAATATCAACTAATTTAAAACAAGATGAAAGTCTTCAAAATGCTATAGGCGATTTAACAAAACGACTAAATCAAAATTAAATATCAACAATTGTTAATATTATTTAGTAATAACACTGTGCATAAAAAATATTAATATTTTTTTTTCTAATTATGTGGATAACGTCAATTTTTATCAATTACTTATCCACAATTATTTTTCGCATTTTTTTACTCAATATCAACGCATTCAAAGGTTATCCACATAATCACAGCCCCTACTACTATTATTACTAAATTTAATTAATTATCTATATTCTATATACCTTTCTACATTGTGAATAAAGGAGGACATTAAATGAACTTTATATGTACAAAAACAGAATTACAAGAAGCTATTTCAATAGCACAAAAAGCTATCACAGGGAAATCCAGCATGCCAATATTAAATGGTCTACTTATTACAACCTGTAAAAACCAAATTAAATTAACTGGATCAGATATAGACCTCAGTATAGAAACAAAAATAAATGCAGAAATAAAAGAAGAGGGATCCGTAGTAGTTGATTCTAGACTATTTGGAGAAATTATAAGAAAATTACCTAATGACAATATAAATATTTCTACTACAGAAAATAATTCAATAGAAATAATATGTCAAAAATCTAAATTTAATCTAATTCATATGAATGCAGAAGATTTTCCTGAAATACCTAATATAAATGAAAATATTATTTTCTTAATACCTCAAAAAATATTAAAAGATATGATAAAAAGTACTATTTTTGCTGCAGCTCAAGATGAAACTAGACCTATACTTACAGGAATTTTATTTGAAATCAAGGACAAAAAATTAAATTTAGTAGCATTAGACGGATATAGATTAGCTTTAAAATCAGAATATCTTAATACAGAAAACATAATAAATGCTGTAATTCCAGAAAAAACTTTAAGTGAAGTTTCTAAAATCTTAGAAGATAATGATAAAAATGTAAATATAACTTTTACACCTAATCACATACTTTTTAATTTAGATAATACTAAAATTATATCTAGATTACTGGAAGGTGAATTTATAAAATATAATTCTATAATTCCAGATGAATTTAATTTACAAGTAACAGCTAAAAGAGAAGAACTTTTAAGTTGTATTGAAAGAGCTTCACTAATGGCTAAAGACAGTAATACCAATTTAATAAAATTAGAAATAGAAGAAAACAACATGATAATAACTTCAAATTCTCAATTAGGAATGGTCAGAGAAGAACTAAACATATTATTGCAAGGAGACACACTAAAAATTGCATTTAATTCAAAATACTTAATAGATGTCTTAAAAATAATGGACGAAGAAGAAATCATAATGAAATTCTCTAGCAGCGTAAGTCCATGCGTAATTAAAAATAAGGATAAAGATAATTGTACTTATTTAGTACTTCCTGTAAGGCTCTTAAACAATTAAAAATAAAAAAATTGGAGATAATAGAAAATGAATGAAATTAAAATTAATACAGATGTAATAAAACTAGATTCTTTTCTAAAATGGTGTGGGGCTGTTTCACAAGGATCTGAAGCTAAAATGTTCATAAAAGATGGAATGGTAAAGGTAAATGGAGAAGTAGAAACGAGAAGAGGAAGAAAACTTTCGCAAGGATTTACAGTTGAATTTCAAGAAAAAACTTATAAAATTATATAGGTGCAATTAAAAATTTAGTATTAAATGTGCATTATATATTGTGATATAATTATAAATAGGTGTTTTTATATGTATATCAAGTATTTAAAACTTATTAATTTTAGAAACTATAAAGAACTAGAAATGGAATTTGATAAAAATTTAAATGTATTTATAGGAGATAATGCACAAGGAAAAACAAATATATTAGAGAGTATATACTATTGCAGTATAGGCAAGTCACCAAGAACAAATAAGGATAAGGAATTAATAAATTGGAATGGCAAATATGCTTATATAAAAGCTGGGGTATATAGTTCATCACACAACTTAAATGATAAAAAAATAGAGATAAAGATATTCAAAGAAGGCAAAAAGGGAATAAACATAAATTCTATAAGGGTAAATAAACTGTCTGAACTTATGGGAATTTTTAATGTAGTAATGTTTTCTCCAGAAGATTTAAAAATAATAAAAGAATCTCCTTCTTTCAGAAGAAAATTTTTAGATATAGAGCTGTGTAAATTCAGTAAAAGATATTATTATAACTTAGTTCAATATAACAAGGTTCTAAGTGAAAGAAATTTATTACTTAGAAAACGGAATAACAGTAATAGTGATATTCTTGATATATATGATATCCAGTTGTCTAAATATGGTGCAGTTATAATAGATCTCAGAAATAAATACATAAACAAACTTAGCAAAATGGGTAAAATTATTCATGAAGATATAACTTCACAAACTGAAAAAATAGAATTTAAATATGTAACATCTATAACAGACTTAGATAATATAGAAAACAGCTTGTTTAAAGTTTTGGAAACTAATAGGCAAAGGGATATAGAAAAAGGTATTACCCTCTATGGTCCACATAGGGATGATTTTGTTACGAGCATAAATGGTATAAACGTAAGAAACTTCGGTTCCCAAGGACAACAAAGGACATCAGTTCTAACTATGAAATTTGCGTCTCTTGAAATAATAAAAGAAATTACAGGAGAATATCCCGTTTTATTACTGGATGATGTTTTATCTGAACTAGATGCAAATAGACAAAAGTATATATTAAATTCTATAGATGAAATACAAACATTTATAACGGGTACAGGAATTGGCGACATTAAAAAAAATGTAAAAAAAGAAAATCAAATATTTATTGTAAAGAGTGGAAAGATGAATAGAATTTAATTTTGAAAGGAGATTGTTATGTTTTTACATTTAGGTGAAAATATAGTTGTTCCGATAAAAGATATAATTGGAATATTTGATATTGAAACTTCAACATATAATTCTGATACAACCCAATTTTTAAGAATGGCTGAAGAAGATGGATTTGTTCAAAAAATTACAAAAGATAAACCTAAATCATTCATTATTGCGGAAGTAAATAAAAAAAGTAGAATTTATTTATCACCTATATCTTCATCCACACTAGCTAAAAGGTCAGAAATTTTATGTTACGAACTCTAAAATAGGAGGATATAGGTATGATGCAAGAAAAAAAGCAAACTTATGATGAAAATCAAATACAAGTATTAGAAGGTCTTGAAGCTGTTAGAAAAAGACCTGGAATGTATATTGGAAGTACTAGTTCTAGGGGGCTTCATCATTTAGTGTATGAGATAGTTGATAATAGCATAGATGAGGCATTGGCAGGATATTGCGATAAAATAAATGTAATTATACATAAAGATAATTCTATAACAGTTACGGATAATGGTAGAGGAATGCCTGTTGGAATGCACCATAAAATGAAGAAACCAACTGTAGAAGTTATAATGACTATACTACATGCAGGAGGGAAATTTGGTGGTGGAGGATACAAAGTTTCCGGCGGACTTCATGGAGTTGGAGCATCAGTTGTAAATGCTTTATCTGAAATCTGTGAAGTTGAAGTAAAAAGAGAAAGCCATATATGGAGACAGGTATTTAAAAGAGGAAAAGTAGCAAGCGGACTTGACATAATAGGTGATAGTGAGGAGCACGGAACAAAAATTCACTTTAAACCAGATGCAGAAATATTTGATGAAATAGAATATGATTATGATACATTGGCTCAAAGGCTTAGAGAATTGGCATTTTTAAACAAGGGTATAAAAATAAGGTTAGAAGATGAGAGAGATGATAAAGAAGAAATATTTCACTATGAAGGTGGAATAAAGTCCTTTGTAACTTATCTTAATAGAAATAAACAACCAATTCATAAAGAGCCTATATACGTAGAAGGCAAAAAAGATGACTACTCTGTAGAAATTGCTATTCAATACAATGATGGGTATACTGAAAATATTTTTGCTTTTGCTAATAACATAGATACAGTAGAAGGTGGAACTCATTTAGCTGGATTTAAGTCAGCACTTACTAGAGTATTTAATGATTATGCAAAAAAATTTGGTATATTAAAAGAAAATGATAAGAACCTATCAGGAGAAGATATAAGGGAAGGCCTTACTGCAGTTATATCTGTAAAACTTGTAGACCCTCAATTTGAAGGCCAGACGAAAACAAAACTAGGAAATAGTGAAGTGCGTGGTATAGTTGACAGCATAATGGGAGAGTCCTTAAATAATTTTTTACAGGAAAATCCTCAAGTAGCAAAGATGATACTTGATAAATCACTTATGGCATCACGTGCTAGAGAAGCGGCAAGAAAAGCAAGAGAGCTTACAAGACGTAAATCTATACTTGAAAATACTTCTCTTCCAGGAAAATTAGCAGATTGTTCATCTAAAGATCCTTCTGAATGTGAAATATATTTAGTCGAGGGTGATTCTGCAGGTGGATCTGCAAAACAAGGTAGAAATAGAAAATTTCAAGCTATACTTCCGCTACGTGGTAAAATAATGAATGTTGAGAAACAAAGGCTTGACAAAATACTTGGCTATGAAGAAATAAGAGCTATGATAACGGCATTTGGAGCAGGTATAGGAAAAGACTTTGATGTAAATAAAATAAGATACAATAAAATAATAATAATGACAGATGCAGATGTAGATGGTGCGCACATAAGAACATTATTACTTACTTTTTTCTTCAGATATATGAAGGAACTTGTTGAAAAATGTCACGTTTATATAGCTCAACCACCTTTATATAGAGTAGCTAAAGGGAAGAAGGAATACTACGCATATTCAGATGATGAATTAGATGTATTGCTTACTGAAATAGGTGGGAAAGACAGTAATGTAGATATACAAAGATATAAAGGACTTGGAGAAATGGATTCAGAGCAACTTTGGGATACTACAATGAATCCTGAAACAAGGACTCTTATTCAAGTAAATGTAGAGGACACTATGGCTGCTGATGAAATCTTTACTATACTTATGGGTGACAAGGTAGAACCTCGTAGAAATTTTATACAAGAAAATGCTAAAAAAGTTGTAAACTTAGATATATAAGTAGAGAGGTGTAATAGATGTTTGATGAAGGAAAAATTTTACCAGTAGACATAAGCCGTGAAATGAAAAAAAGTTATATAGACTATGCCATGAGTGTTATTGTAAGCCGTGCACTTCCAGATGTACGTGATGGATTAAAGCCAGTTCACAGAAGAATACTGTACTCTATGTATGAGTTAGGACTTACTCCTGAAAAGGGATATAGGAAGTGTGCAAGAATTGTAGGAGATGTTTTAGGTAAATATCATCCACATGGAGATACAGCAGTTTATGATGCTCTAGTTAGATTGGCACAAGACTTCTCTATTAGGTATACTCTAGTTGATGGTCATGGAAATTTTGGTTCAGTAGATGGAGATAGTGCGGCAGCAATGAGGTATACTGAAGCTAAAATGAATAAGATAACACTTGAAATGCTAAGGGGAATAAATAAAAATACAGTAGATTTCGTTCCAAACTTTGATGGTGAAGAAAAAGAACCTTCAGTTTTACCTTCAAGATTTCCTAATTTGCTTGTAAATGGTTCTGCTGGAATAGCAGTAGGTATGGCTACAAATATACCACCTCATAATCTTACTGAAGTTATAAATGGTGTCATAATGATAATAGACAATCCAGATATAACAATTAGTGAGCTTATGACATCTATAAAAGGTCCTGATTTCCCAACTGCAGGAATAATAATTGGCACATCAGGTATAAGAAGTGCCTATGAAACTGGAAGAGGAAAAATATTAGTAAGGGCTAAAGCTGAAATTGAAGAAGTTAAAGGTAGAAACAGAATAATAATAACTGAAATTCCATATCAAGTTAATAAATCAAAGCTTATAGAAAATATGGCTGACCTTGTTAAGAATAAAAAGATAGATGGAATATCTGATATTAGAGATGAATCAGATAGAGATGGAATGAGAATAGTTATAGAATTAAAAAGAGATGCAAATCCTAATGTAACTCTTAATCAGCTGTACAAACATACAAGGATGCAGGATACTTTTGGAATTATAATGATTTCTCTTGTAAATAATGAACCCAAAGTACTGAATTTAAAGCAGATGCTTGTATATTATTTACAATTTCAAGAAGAAATTGTAACTAGAAGAACTAAATTCGATTTAGACAAAGCTCAAGCTAGAGCTCATATTCTAGAAGGATTAAAAATAGCATTAGATCATATAGATGAGGTAATACATCTAATAAGATCATCTAAAACTGCAGAGAATGCAAGGAATGGGTTAATGTCTGAATTTAGTCTTTCAGAAAAACAGGCTCAAGCTATCTTGGATATGAGACTTCAAAGACTTACAGGTCTTGAAAGAGAAAAAATTGAAAATGAATATAATGAATTGATGGAAACAATAAAACATCTCAAGGAAATACTAGAAAATAAAGAATTGCTGCTGAAGATAATTAAAGATGAATTAATTGAGATAAGAGATAAATATGGTGATGAAAGAAAAACTGAAATACAGATAAGCAATGATGATATAAATATTGAAGATCTTATTGAAGAGCAGGAAGTAGTAATAACGCTAACTCATTCAGGATATATAAAAAGAATTTCTGCTGATACCTATTCTTCCCAAAGAAGAGGGGGAAAGGGAATACAAGCAATGTCTACAAAAGAGGATGACTTTGTAGAGCACATATTTATTACATCAACCCATAATAATATTTTATTTTTCACTAACAAAGGTAAAGTATATAAATTAAAGGGTTATGAAATTCCTGATGCGGGTAGAACGGCTAAAGGAACAAATTTAGTTAATTTAATACCTCTACAAGGAGACGAACAAATTCAAGCAGTTATATCC contains:
- the yaaA gene encoding S4 domain-containing protein YaaA — translated: MNEIKINTDVIKLDSFLKWCGAVSQGSEAKMFIKDGMVKVNGEVETRRGRKLSQGFTVEFQEKTYKII
- the recF gene encoding DNA replication/repair protein RecF (All proteins in this family for which functions are known are DNA-binding proteins that assist the filamentation of RecA onto DNA for the initiation of recombination or recombinational repair.) — protein: MYIKYLKLINFRNYKELEMEFDKNLNVFIGDNAQGKTNILESIYYCSIGKSPRTNKDKELINWNGKYAYIKAGVYSSSHNLNDKKIEIKIFKEGKKGININSIRVNKLSELMGIFNVVMFSPEDLKIIKESPSFRRKFLDIELCKFSKRYYYNLVQYNKVLSERNLLLRKRNNSNSDILDIYDIQLSKYGAVIIDLRNKYINKLSKMGKIIHEDITSQTEKIEFKYVTSITDLDNIENSLFKVLETNRQRDIEKGITLYGPHRDDFVTSINGINVRNFGSQGQQRTSVLTMKFASLEIIKEITGEYPVLLLDDVLSELDANRQKYILNSIDEIQTFITGTGIGDIKKNVKKENQIFIVKSGKMNRI
- the gyrA gene encoding DNA gyrase subunit A, with protein sequence MFDEGKILPVDISREMKKSYIDYAMSVIVSRALPDVRDGLKPVHRRILYSMYELGLTPEKGYRKCARIVGDVLGKYHPHGDTAVYDALVRLAQDFSIRYTLVDGHGNFGSVDGDSAAAMRYTEAKMNKITLEMLRGINKNTVDFVPNFDGEEKEPSVLPSRFPNLLVNGSAGIAVGMATNIPPHNLTEVINGVIMIIDNPDITISELMTSIKGPDFPTAGIIIGTSGIRSAYETGRGKILVRAKAEIEEVKGRNRIIITEIPYQVNKSKLIENMADLVKNKKIDGISDIRDESDRDGMRIVIELKRDANPNVTLNQLYKHTRMQDTFGIIMISLVNNEPKVLNLKQMLVYYLQFQEEIVTRRTKFDLDKAQARAHILEGLKIALDHIDEVIHLIRSSKTAENARNGLMSEFSLSEKQAQAILDMRLQRLTGLEREKIENEYNELMETIKHLKEILENKELLLKIIKDELIEIRDKYGDERKTEIQISNDDINIEDLIEEQEVVITLTHSGYIKRISADTYSSQRRGGKGIQAMSTKEDDFVEHIFITSTHNNILFFTNKGKVYKLKGYEIPDAGRTAKGTNLVNLIPLQGDEQIQAVISFKEVDKDNYFIMATRCGLIKKTKISQYASIRKNGLNAINLKDEDELIGVRMTTGESEILIFTKNGYAIRFSEDDVRPTGRNTTGVRAITLRTGDIAVAMDIVDKSQDVLVISENGFGKRTPVSEYTIHRRGGKGIITYKVTEKTGLIVGARVVKDEDEMMLINSSNVAIRLNVSEISVTNRNTMGVTLMRTDEEQRVVAIAKINCSDDTSDNTSNDIDDKKVEE
- the gyrB gene encoding DNA topoisomerase (ATP-hydrolyzing) subunit B; amino-acid sequence: MQEKKQTYDENQIQVLEGLEAVRKRPGMYIGSTSSRGLHHLVYEIVDNSIDEALAGYCDKINVIIHKDNSITVTDNGRGMPVGMHHKMKKPTVEVIMTILHAGGKFGGGGYKVSGGLHGVGASVVNALSEICEVEVKRESHIWRQVFKRGKVASGLDIIGDSEEHGTKIHFKPDAEIFDEIEYDYDTLAQRLRELAFLNKGIKIRLEDERDDKEEIFHYEGGIKSFVTYLNRNKQPIHKEPIYVEGKKDDYSVEIAIQYNDGYTENIFAFANNIDTVEGGTHLAGFKSALTRVFNDYAKKFGILKENDKNLSGEDIREGLTAVISVKLVDPQFEGQTKTKLGNSEVRGIVDSIMGESLNNFLQENPQVAKMILDKSLMASRAREAARKARELTRRKSILENTSLPGKLADCSSKDPSECEIYLVEGDSAGGSAKQGRNRKFQAILPLRGKIMNVEKQRLDKILGYEEIRAMITAFGAGIGKDFDVNKIRYNKIIIMTDADVDGAHIRTLLLTFFFRYMKELVEKCHVYIAQPPLYRVAKGKKEYYAYSDDELDVLLTEIGGKDSNVDIQRYKGLGEMDSEQLWDTTMNPETRTLIQVNVEDTMAADEIFTILMGDKVEPRRNFIQENAKKVVNLDI
- the remB gene encoding extracellular matrix regulator RemB; translated protein: MFLHLGENIVVPIKDIIGIFDIETSTYNSDTTQFLRMAEEDGFVQKITKDKPKSFIIAEVNKKSRIYLSPISSSTLAKRSEILCYEL
- the dnaA gene encoding chromosomal replication initiator protein DnaA, whose translation is MNAHPKEIWEQSLNIINGEITEVSFNTWIKSITPVSIENDTFILSVPNDLTKGILTSKYKNLIANALKLITSKKYNIKFLIASESEEALTLDNTNKRHNKNSVLVNDEMSTMLNPKYTFDSFVIGNSNRFAHAASLAVAESPSKAYNPLFIYGGVGLGKTHLMHAIGHYILNNNSKSKVVYVSSEKFTNELINSIKDDKNVEFRNKYRNIDVLLIDDIQFIAGKERTQEEFFHTFNALYEANKQIILSSDRPPKEIPTLEDRLRSRFEWGLIADIQPPDFETRMAILKKKADVENLNIPNEVMVYIATKIKSNIRELEGALIRIVAFSSLTNKEISIDLAVEALKDIISSKQSKQVTIDLIQDVVANYYNLKVDDLKSARRTRNVAFPRQIAMYLCRKLTDMSLPKIGEEFGGRDHTTVIHAYEKISTNLKQDESLQNAIGDLTKRLNQN
- the dnaN gene encoding DNA polymerase III subunit beta yields the protein MNFICTKTELQEAISIAQKAITGKSSMPILNGLLITTCKNQIKLTGSDIDLSIETKINAEIKEEGSVVVDSRLFGEIIRKLPNDNINISTTENNSIEIICQKSKFNLIHMNAEDFPEIPNINENIIFLIPQKILKDMIKSTIFAAAQDETRPILTGILFEIKDKKLNLVALDGYRLALKSEYLNTENIINAVIPEKTLSEVSKILEDNDKNVNITFTPNHILFNLDNTKIISRLLEGEFIKYNSIIPDEFNLQVTAKREELLSCIERASLMAKDSNTNLIKLEIEENNMIITSNSQLGMVREELNILLQGDTLKIAFNSKYLIDVLKIMDEEEIIMKFSSSVSPCVIKNKDKDNCTYLVLPVRLLNN